GCCAGAATGATCTCGAAAATGACGGCGGCGAAGGTTATGCCCGGGCATATCTTTTGCCCAGACCCAAACAGCAAGTAACAGAAGTCATTCCCCTTGAAGTCGCAAGCAGCATCCATGGCTCCTTCCATGAACCGCTCCGGCACGAACTCCTGTGCATTTCAAATTTAGGTTTTATTCACCTTAATGTTTAATTAatgattttttatttttgttaactcaatctggatacatatatATTACTAAGAACACATAGTGCATGCCTGAAGGCTAGACAATAATTGCTGATTTGTTGCTCGATCTAGCTAATTGTCTAAACTAAGAACATCATCACAACAATGACTCCCACAAAAGAAATATTGGTATCAGCCAGCTGTGAGAATGAGCCCAATCAAAAGACAAGCTAAAAGTGCATAATGAAGCTTCTTAAATTTGTTCAGCTAGCCGCATCTCGTTACTTGGGCTTGCATCTCATCATTTTTGACTTGCATCTCATCTAGCTCCTGTCTCAATGGTCCATGTTAGAACTCTAGCAATTCTCTTACATATTTTTTAACGAGATCGACCCATATCTATGTATGAGAAGAGACTCCTCGTTTCTTCAGACATGTATATAATGATGTGAGCAATGCTAGATTTGGATGCGTGTGCCAATTTTCTGAAACTGTGATGGTTTTCTGTTATATACCTTTTCATGGCCAGCGTAGATGAAGAACTCTCATTCTGGATTCCATGTTGTGTACGAAGTTTTATTTTTAGGAGGGCATTGGCAGCCTTAAATTAGCACGGGTGCCGTCGCCGCATTCCGGGCCACTTCAACGCCGTGGTGTAGGATTTGTTGTGGTATTGAATGAACGTGCTGTCATAGTAGGATGATTCGTTGGACACGGCTGGCTACATAGGCCACAGAGGTGAGCTCATGGCCGAGCCAACAGGGGCAGAGGGGAGCTAGGCCAAGGCGGTGGATCCCCATTATTTCCACACCCTCGGCCGACGTGGACTCCCCGTGGGGCTTGTGCCAATCTACAAGGGTCCATTACCGCCCACATAGCTAGGAGATGAAGAACAAAAACTAAGAGGACCAAGCTAGGGAAAAAGTTATTGATGGAGAAAAGAAGTGGACTTTTCTAGGGACGAGGAAAGCGGCTGCCAACACTTATATAGGCAAAAGTTATTAATGGCATGCCAGCTTTCTACACGCCACCACTAGTCTAAAGACATGTGGCATGTAGAGAAGTCACACGCCACCACTAAGTTGTGCCTTGTCAGTACACTTGGTCCCGCAAATATGGGGCGTGTCAAAAAGAAGCCACACCACCAAAAGGTTTTGGATTTTGTTTCGCAAATTCTACCGGGCCTGGGCGAAATTCGGTTTTTCAGATAATTTCGGACGAAAATGACAAACCGAAATTTGAAATTTTGAACGAAAACTAAACGAAGATTtcccaaaattatgaaataaacaaAAGCAAAAAATGTATAGCAGAATCTTTGACAAAATATACATGTAAAAGTTATACAATCGATGCATCAAAACATTATAGACTTGACTTGAACGGAAATAATAATGTACAGGCACTGTCACAATCCTGTCTCCACACTCCTTGGGAAACAGAAGAACGAGGAGGAGTCCTTAGGATGTGGAGCACTGGAGGAGGAGGGTTGGAGGTAGTTGATGAGTGCTGGAGGAAGAGGAGGGCAGGAGGCTGGGCGGAGGCGGTGCTGCCCTGCCTCTGCAGCGCCGTACACAGGAGTGGAAATGAGTAAAACGTTCGGGTTAGGAAAGGCTCACTCCAGGTTTTATATCACTAGGGAATATCTATTGGTTATATTAGACCATGGGAAAGTTTGAATAAGGCCGAACTTTTTGACCAGTTAGTACAAATGTCAGATCCGAATGAAATGGGTGAATTTCGGCCAAATTTTTTTTCCAGATGAAATCCAAATCCCCGCCAGTAAGCTTTTGAATGTGCCGTAACAAAAATGCAGGTCAACAACCATGCAGGGAAGTGCGGGAGACCCAGCTATAGGGCAGATCAATCCTATCACCACCATTAGATCGACAACCGGCTGTACTGTCGTGCACAACGACGCAGGAGACCAGTCATCTGATGACAGGGCGTACTTAGCGGAACCATAAATGGTCGGATGCTCACTATGGCGTGGGTCGAACGCGACAGGTTGCTGCGGTCCCGTCAGCATGAATGAGTGAAGGTAGAGAAGAGAGGGTTTGATGGAGTCTCCTATCATGGAGATGAGCTTGGTGCATGGCCGAAGAGAGTGAAAACTAAAAGGAGAGGAGACTTGGATTATAAACAACAGAGGGTGCCCTAGGTCACGATGCAacagatcattgacatgaggacgTGTGTCCTTTCTGTAAAAACAGAGGAGGCCTTCGGATCACGCCACAACGCTTGCAAACATGACAATAAGAACTACATGATGATCATTTAATTGTTTTACGCATAGTCTCTATGTATGTTTTAAATATTGCTTGTAATTAACAACCCACGAACCTTTGTTCATTTATCATTTACTGTTGATAGAACCATGTGCATAgaatcacacaaagttttccttCCCCAATCAAGCATGATGTGGTGACCATCACATAGGTTTTCACTTTGAGGCACACAATTTCCTTTTTGTAACGTGTGTGATGACTTCATCGGACATAATTCGACGATATTGTGTGTGATAGGTAGGGCTTAATAGCACCGATCTGCAGTAGTGGTACGCCAATGTATAAGAGTTTGCCAATACAATGTTTGTGTGATTAATGTACATCAATGAATACATTATTTGCAGAAAGACGCGATGCAATAATGTAAGCGATGTAGTGGAAATACAACAAAAACAATGAAGCAGGAACACATGATCAGTATACAAACAATATATGATCACTTTATGTATATAACCGTCGAAATAGGTGTATATCACCTTACATCTCAATTATTATGCAACCTTTAGTGAAAAGGGTAAAAAATGTAGACAATAGTTTCAAATACAGACGTAACAAAAGCAAGTAGTAGTACATTACACGAGATACATGGGCAGCTCTATTCGCGAAGTACAATCCTCATGCATGATTCGGTGGCCCGCCTAATTATTGAGGTGAGCCTTGAACCAAAGTTCATCTTCTGCAAGTTCGTAGGTTACTTAGAGGTGTAGATGATCTCCATCTTACGAAGGATCACCGAGGCCCGATCCTGCACAACCTTCCATGCATCGTCGACATGGTGCTCCTCCGTGAGCGTGCTCCCCACGGCACACCTTAGCATGAACATACCGCCTACGTTTGCGGCGCTCATGTAGGGGCCGGACGTGACCGCGTTCACCTCCTCCAGGAGGCCTCGGTTGAGGTCGTTGGCCGTCTTCTCACCGCCGAACTTGTCCTGCGGGCGAAGCCGGAAGCACACCAGCGCGAACGTCCTGTCAGTCACAACCTCAAACCTCTCGTCAGCTCTCACCATTTCCTCGAACGCCTCGGCCATGCGCACGTGGGAGCGGATGTGGTCGCGCAGGCCCTGGATGCCGTAGCAGCGGAGCACGAGCCACATCTTGAGCGCGCGGAACCGGCGTGTCAgcgtcatgttccagtccttgtaGTCCACCACGTCGTGGCCCTCCGACGCGGCGTCCTTGAGGATGTACTCCTGCTCGGTCCCGAGCGCCGCCACCAGTGCGCTCGGCTTCTTCACCCACATGGCGCAGCAGTCGTTGTTGGTGAGGAGCCACTTGTGGGCGTTCATGCTGAACGAGTCCACGGCCTCCACGCCGTCTATCACGTAGGTGAACTCCGGGCAGACCAGCGCGGAGCCGGCGTATGCCGCGTCCACGTGGACCCACACTCCGTGCGGCGCAGTCACGGCGCAGAGCTCGCCGATGGGGTCGACGGCAGTGGTCTGGGTCGTCCCGATCGTGGCGCACAAGAACAGGGGCACAAGCCCGGCATCCACGTCGGCCTGCATGGCGGCCTGCAGTTCTGTGGGCGACAGCGCGAACATGTCCCCGTGGCACGTGTGTATCGCGCGGCAGTGGTCACGCTTGATGCCGGCAATGCGTGCTGCCTTGCGGAAGGCGAAGTGGGTCTGGTCCGAGCAGTAGACGACGAGGTCGCAGATCCTGCTCTCGCCGATCTCAGCGAGCTTCCGGTCCCTTGCAGCGACGAGAGTGCAGAGTATGGCCTCGCACGAGGTGCCAAGAATCGTGCCCCCTCCGCCTCCGGCGAAGAGGAGGCTCTCCGGAAGGTGCAGTGCCTTGCCGAGCCAATCCACCACCACCATCTCGAGCTCAGCGGCGGCCGGCGAAGCGGCCCACGTGAAGGGGACCACGTTGATGCCCGCGGTGAGCGCCTCCCTGAGGGCGCCAACGGTGCTGCTCGACGCCGGGAAGTGCGCGAAGTGGCGGGGGCTCTGCCAGTGCGTCATGCCTGGGAGGATGATGTCGCGGACGTCCTTGAGCGCGGAGCTGAACGCGTCCGGCTCCGGACGGGACGGCGCCTCCGAGGGAAGCCGGTTGCGGAGGAAGCCGGGGGTGACGCTGGGGTGCACGGGGTAGTCACCCATGCCGCCATAGTACTCGGCTATGAAGTCGATTACCTGGTGACCCTGGCGCCGGAACTCGTCGGCGTCAAGCAGGTTGGGGCTTTGCATCTTCTTCTCCGGCGTGTGCCCTATCACTGGCACGGTGCCATTCTGGCCGGTTGCACCGGTGACCGTGTCCAAGCATTGCGCAGGTGGGGCCATATGTGAAGATGCACTCGAGTTTGTTAATGGCCCTACGCGCTGATACACTGATGATTGCTTTGGCAATGTGGACTGGTGCCAATTGCCGTGCAGCCCCGGTTTCTATTTATAGAAACTGAGATGCGCCGGGGCAACGGCTTTCAGTGCTAGTACTATGAACACGGTTTTTTCTAGGGTGGATACAGTGTGGGTTCACACGTTCACATTTCACGCATGCTTTTAGAATTTTTTCGAAAAGACGGATAAAACCCTCGGCATCAATTGTGCACACAGTCATTTTTATTACTCTCTCCGCCCTAAAATAGATGGAGTATAAAGCCGTTCAATTTTTttttaagtttgaccaaatatatCAAAGAAGATATCAACAGTTACAATATTGAATAAATGGATTGTGAAAGTATAACCAATGATGGATGTATAGTTATAGATTTGATATTGTTTACCATCATAATTTGGCAGTTATGACCGAACCATTACATGGTATGAAAATAAACACCTATGACTAAATCGACTTCATCCCGCTACAACGCCTTCATGAGGGATAAACATCCTCACGACATCGTCGTCTCGTCCGGCAGGAGATGACTCGGACAAGGATTTTCATCTTGGTTACTGTGACCAGCCAATGAGGACCAACACAACAGCAGGTAGACAACACGTTCAATAAGGTCATGACGCAAGTTTGTCGCTGCGGAGCCCGGCCAGTATAGGTTAGGACAAGAGTTTTCAGCTGGCGCACTGGGTATGATGACCAACAATGCTAGTGCACTGTTCATGGCCACCTCGCCCGAGGCTGGCACATCCTTCAGCACCGCTGCTCTGTCATCGGCAGTACCCGCGTAGCCGTGTGCTGGCACTAGCTTTAGATCTGACGCGTCAAACACATCCAACAGGTCGATGTGATGGTCTCGTGGCACGACCTTCGCAGCCATGGACTAGGAGGCACGGAGAACAGATCCAACCCTCTACAGCCGGACTTTTCAAATCCGTCCCCCTGTACGTCTGCGGACACGCCCGGGCGCGCACGGGTGGAGCCAGAATTTTGACATAGAGGGGCCAAACAGGTAATAAGAAAAGTGTTGCTCTATCATAGTAATGGGTGGCTTCGACGCTAAAAATTACGCAGTTGTATTTGTATGAGTTCAAATTATAATCTACAATTTGTAAACAAGATATAGATATTCCACCAAAAGTTAAGATCAAAATATTAGTAGGTTGTAAGAAAACTTAGTATTGCAGATCATACAATAAGAAAAGTTAAATTTGATGTATGATTTGAAGACACAGAAGATGGGAATCGTGATAGATTAATAAAAAAATAACCATTAGCGCTAACCTTGACTAGTTAGCTGGACCGCTGTATCGCTGGAGAACTGATGTGGGCAGCCTACACGATTGCCCCTCTCACCAGCGGAGGCTGAATTGATCTAAATGGACTTTGATCGCTACAAGAAGGGAGGACACAGCAGCTGCCGGCGGCGCTAATTGCCTCTCTTTTGTTTGACCTAGCGCTAATTGCCTCTGCTGGGCGTGCGAGTTTAGGATTAGTAACGGACGGGGCCACGATCATCAGTGGGCCATCTTATAGGCCTATTTTTATCTCAAGTCTACGTTCAGGGCCTCTTCGGGGGCTCAAGCACAGGCAGTCATGTAATCGATCGCTAATTACTAGCGCGTCCGTGGAAATTAACCAGGTAGTCTTTAAATTCGCGCATCCACAACCACTTTATATCCATATAAAATCATGCAATGTAGTACGTATATCACTAGACGGGCAAAATTGACAGGAAGCAGACTCTAGAACGATAGCAAACGGGCAT
This DNA window, taken from Triticum aestivum cultivar Chinese Spring chromosome 1D, IWGSC CS RefSeq v2.1, whole genome shotgun sequence, encodes the following:
- the LOC123163068 gene encoding tyrosine decarboxylase-like, translated to MAPPAQCLDTVTGATGQNGTVPVIGHTPEKKMQSPNLLDADEFRRQGHQVIDFIAEYYGGMGDYPVHPSVTPGFLRNRLPSEAPSRPEPDAFSSALKDVRDIILPGMTHWQSPRHFAHFPASSSTVGALREALTAGINVVPFTWAASPAAAELEMVVVDWLGKALHLPESLLFAGGGGGTILGTSCEAILCTLVAARDRKLAEIGESRICDLVVYCSDQTHFAFRKAARIAGIKRDHCRAIHTCHGDMFALSPTELQAAMQADVDAGLVPLFLCATIGTTQTTAVDPIGELCAVTAPHGVWVHVDAAYAGSALVCPEFTYVIDGVEAVDSFSMNAHKWLLTNNDCCAMWVKKPSALVAALGTEQEYILKDAASEGHDVVDYKDWNMTLTRRFRALKMWLVLRCYGIQGLRDHIRSHVRMAEAFEEMVRADERFEVVTDRTFALVCFRLRPQDKFGGEKTANDLNRGLLEEVNAVTSGPYMSAANVGGMFMLRCAVGSTLTEEHHVDDAWKVVQDRASVILRKMEIIYTSK